Proteins from one Primulina huaijiensis isolate GDHJ02 chromosome 18, ASM1229523v2, whole genome shotgun sequence genomic window:
- the LOC140964675 gene encoding serine/threonine-protein kinase BSK1-like produces MGCCESKENPLRGAEKGQWLQQHHGHRRSSSVNGGGSTGFAEFSLPELKSATNNFSSENIVSESGEKAPNVVYKGRLQNQRWIAVKKFTKLAWPDHKQFAEEAKEVAKLKHKRLANLIGYCCDGDERLLVAEFMPNETLVKHLFHWENQTPEWAMRLRVALYIAEALNYCSNEGRPLYHDLNAYRVLFDENGDPRLSCFGLMKNSRDGKSYSTNLAYTPPEYLRNGRVIPESVVFSFGTVLLDLLSGKHIPPSHALDMIRGKNILLLMDSHLEGNFSAEEATVVFDLASQCLQYEPRERPKIEDLVSTLSALQNKPDVPSYIMLGIPKGEEAPSTPPHPLSPMGDACSRMDLTAIHQFLVTQHYKDDEGTNELSFQEWTQQMRDMLDARKRGDLAFRDKDFKTAIDCYSQFIDVGTMISPTVHARRSLCYLMCDHPDAALRDAMQAQCINPDWSTAFYMQAVALAKLDMHKDAADMLNEAAMLEETKRGGK; encoded by the exons ATGGGCTGCTGCGAATCGAAGGAGAATCCGCTGCGCGGAGCGGAGAAGGGTCAGTGGCTGCAGCAGCATCACGGCCACCGTCGCTCCTCGTCTGTTAACGGTGGGGGGTCAACTGGGTTTGCGGAGTTCTCACTGCCGGAGCTGAAGTCGGCTACCAACAACTTCAGCTCCGAAAATATTGTATCGGAGAGCGGAGAGAAGGCGCCTAATGTCGTGTATAAAGGCCGTTTGCAGAACCAACGGTGGATTGCTGTGAAGAAATTTACCAAGTTGGCGTGGCCAGATCATAAACAGTTTGCA GAGGAAGCAAAGGAAGTGGCGAAGCTGAAGCACAAGAGGCTGGCGAATCTGATTGGATACTGTTGTGATGGAGATGAAAGGCTGCTTGTAGCTGAATTTATGCCTAATGAGACTCTTGTTAAGCATTTGTTTCACT GGGAGAATCAAACCCCTGAGTGGGCGATGCGTCTCAGAGTTGCTTTGTACATAGCTGAAGCCTTGAATTATTGCAGCAACGAAGGTCGCCCACTCTACCATGACTTGAATGCCTATAGAGTTCTCTTTGATGAG AATGGTGATCCACGTCTTTCTTGTTTTGGATTGATGAAAAATAGCAGGGATGGTAAAAGTTATAGCACGAACCTTGCATATACACCTCCGGAGTATTTAAGAAACG GTAGGGTAATTCCAGAAAGTGTTGTGTTCAGCTTTGGAACAGTCCTTTTAGATCTTCTTAGTGGAAAGCATATCCCTCCAAGTCAT GCTCTGGATATGATTCGGGGGAAAAATATTCTTCTTTTGATGGATTCCCATTTGGAGGGAAATTTCTCAGCCGAAGAGGCTACTGTGGTCTTTGATCTTGCTTCACAATGTTTGCAGTATGAACCAAGGGAGCGACCAAAGATCGAAGATCTTGTTTCAACCCTCTCTGCATTGCAAAATAAACCTGAT GTTCCATCTTATATTATGCTGGGAATTCCAAAGGGTGAAGAAGCACCGTCTACTCCACCACACCCTCTCTCTCCAATGGGTGATGCCTGTTCCCGCATGGATCTAACTGCTATCCATCAGTTTTTGGTAACGCAACACTACAAAGATGATGAAGGAACCAATGAG CTTTCTTTCCAAGAATGGACTCAACAAATGAGAGATATGTTGGATGCAAGGAAAAGAGGAGACCTCGCCTTTCGGGACAAAGATTTCAAAACCGCTATTGATTGTTATTCTCAG TTTATAGATGTTGGGACCATGATTTCCCCCACTGTTCATGCACGACGAAGCCTTTGTTATCTAATGTGCGATCATCCTGATGCTGCCCTTCGAGATGCAATGCAAGCGCAATGCATCAACCCAGATTGGTCGACAGCATTCTACATGCAGGCAGTGGCACTTGCCAAGCTTGACATGCACAAGGATGCAGCCGACATGTTGAATGAGGCTGCCATGCTAGAAGAAACGAAACGAGGCGGGAAATGA